A portion of the Acidisarcina polymorpha genome contains these proteins:
- a CDS encoding glycoside hydrolase family 1 protein, whose product MNRRRFLAHSLALGGGSLLTGASSSLSQPSAPKPVNPPQTSSAGSSHFPDGFLWGLATASYQVEGAWNEDGKGESIWDRFTHTVGKIKGGATGDIACDQYHLYPQDIAILQRLNQKSYRFSISWPRIQPTGTGAANQKGLDHYSKFVDTLLEAGIRPFCTLYHWDLSQALEDRGGWPNRDLAGYFADYAGILAKNLGDRVTVWAPFNMPWSFTNLGYGTGIFPPGRANYADFLKAAHTVNLAQGEAFRALKAASSKATVGSAYGMAPAYPKTASERDRAATERYHAMHNIYFLETAVHGRYPKAFVGETPYETMGYRAGDDRIMKVPLDWIGFHYYTRRIVSDAGDAFRPGAGGSLATETADTAGGADRDTQTGAVMPTEGPLTDGGLEVWPRGIYDLVMQISREYNHPIIEITESGCGYLDSPYDKAGGRVPDTRRISFFRDELAELARAIADGAKVRAFHAWSLVDNFEWADGYTQRYGLTYVDYRDQKRTVKDSGLWYGKLAASNRLDHDS is encoded by the coding sequence GTGAATCGCAGACGTTTCCTGGCTCATTCCCTTGCACTGGGCGGAGGCTCACTGCTTACAGGCGCATCCTCTTCCCTCTCGCAGCCATCCGCTCCTAAGCCCGTCAACCCACCCCAGACCTCGTCGGCAGGCAGCTCACATTTCCCGGACGGCTTCCTTTGGGGGCTCGCAACCGCGTCATACCAGGTCGAAGGCGCGTGGAACGAGGATGGTAAAGGCGAGTCTATCTGGGATCGGTTCACTCACACGGTTGGCAAGATAAAAGGTGGCGCAACCGGCGACATCGCCTGCGATCAGTACCATCTATACCCGCAGGACATCGCTATCCTGCAGCGCCTCAACCAGAAGAGCTATCGCTTCTCGATCTCCTGGCCGAGAATCCAGCCAACCGGAACCGGTGCAGCTAACCAGAAGGGACTCGACCACTACAGCAAGTTCGTCGACACGCTCCTTGAGGCCGGGATTCGGCCTTTCTGCACTCTCTATCACTGGGATCTGTCGCAAGCTCTAGAAGATCGTGGTGGCTGGCCGAACCGCGATCTTGCGGGCTATTTCGCAGACTATGCCGGAATCCTGGCAAAGAATCTTGGCGACCGCGTCACCGTCTGGGCGCCATTCAATATGCCATGGTCATTTACCAATCTTGGCTATGGAACCGGAATTTTCCCGCCCGGCCGCGCGAACTACGCAGACTTCCTGAAGGCGGCTCACACCGTCAACCTAGCGCAGGGTGAGGCATTCCGGGCGTTGAAAGCTGCATCCTCGAAGGCAACTGTCGGCAGCGCCTACGGCATGGCTCCAGCTTACCCAAAGACAGCCAGTGAACGGGACCGCGCCGCAACCGAGCGCTACCATGCCATGCACAATATCTACTTTCTGGAAACCGCCGTCCATGGCAGATATCCGAAGGCATTTGTTGGCGAGACGCCCTACGAGACGATGGGATATCGCGCGGGCGACGACAGGATCATGAAGGTCCCGTTGGACTGGATCGGCTTCCACTACTACACTCGTCGCATCGTCTCCGATGCCGGCGACGCATTTCGTCCGGGCGCCGGCGGCAGCCTGGCCACCGAAACAGCAGACACCGCGGGCGGTGCCGATCGCGACACCCAAACCGGCGCGGTCATGCCCACCGAAGGACCATTGACTGATGGAGGACTCGAAGTCTGGCCGCGGGGCATCTATGACCTCGTCATGCAGATTAGTCGCGAGTATAACCATCCAATCATCGAGATTACCGAAAGTGGATGCGGTTACCTTGATTCCCCTTACGACAAGGCCGGCGGACGTGTGCCCGATACCAGACGCATCAGCTTCTTCCGGGACGAACTCGCGGAGCTGGCCCGCGCGATCGCAGACGGCGCCAAGGTGCGCGCATTTCACGCCTGGAGTCTGGTCGATAACTTTGAGTGGGCTGACGGTTACACTCAGCGCTACGGCCTGACTTACGTGGACTACCGTGATCAAAAACGGACTGTCAAGGACTCGGGACTCTGGTATGGAAAGCTTGCGGCCAGCAACCGACTGGATCATGACTCTTAA
- a CDS encoding GlcG/HbpS family heme-binding protein yields MKVAYFVFLVLQVFGVFRARAADSTLPVRVISEAGAQRVLAAAEQAAEKLHAPCAIAVVDRSGTLVAFLKMDGVRDGSPDLAIGKARTSALLQRPSAETESNVDSGRTAFVTAGFMTLRGGMPLMAQQEVVGAVGIAGLNKDNDVAIAQAAAGAFTSMSDAQPPPRQP; encoded by the coding sequence ATGAAAGTCGCATATTTCGTCTTTCTTGTACTTCAGGTTTTTGGGGTCTTCCGAGCCAGGGCTGCTGATTCGACACTTCCGGTCAGAGTGATCAGCGAGGCCGGCGCTCAGCGGGTCCTTGCGGCAGCCGAACAAGCGGCAGAAAAGCTCCACGCCCCCTGCGCCATCGCTGTCGTTGACAGGAGCGGCACGCTTGTCGCCTTCCTGAAAATGGACGGGGTCCGCGACGGCAGCCCGGATCTTGCGATAGGCAAAGCCCGCACCTCTGCGCTGCTGCAGCGGCCGAGCGCTGAGACGGAGAGCAATGTCGATAGCGGACGCACTGCCTTTGTCACCGCGGGATTTATGACGCTCCGCGGTGGTATGCCGTTAATGGCGCAGCAGGAAGTAGTGGGGGCTGTTGGCATCGCCGGCCTCAATAAGGACAACGACGTAGCCATCGCACAGGCAGCAGCAGGAGCGTTCACATCCATGTCAGATGCACAACCACCTCCACGCCAGCCCTAG
- a CDS encoding NAD(P)-dependent alcohol dehydrogenase yields the protein MKAAFCDQYGPPDALEFREMPKPEPTDSQVLIRVHAASLNVLDYIIMRGKPFFVRLFFGLLKPKREILGSDFAGEVEAVGGKVTQFHTGDDVFGAKGFAGSAFAEYVCASEEELALKPAGISYEDAACVPVAGLTALQGLRDHGRIRAGQRVLVDGASGGVGTFAIEIAKAFGTEVTAVCSTRNLATARSIGADHVIDYTRDDFTRNGQRYDLILAANARHSIFAYMRALGRGGVLVKAGGNPTLQGAFEDLLIAPILSRMSGKKVCSFIAKLKQKDLICLAGFLEDGRIVPVIDRRYSLRDAAAAIAYLEEGHAQGKVALFFE from the coding sequence ATGAAAGCCGCCTTTTGCGATCAGTACGGGCCGCCAGATGCTCTGGAGTTCAGGGAGATGCCCAAACCTGAACCCACAGACAGCCAGGTCTTGATCAGGGTACATGCGGCGTCTTTGAATGTTCTGGACTACATCATTATGCGAGGTAAACCATTTTTTGTTCGTCTGTTCTTTGGGCTGCTGAAGCCGAAGCGCGAGATCCTCGGTTCCGATTTCGCGGGTGAAGTGGAGGCGGTTGGAGGAAAGGTGACCCAGTTTCATACGGGCGACGATGTATTCGGCGCAAAAGGATTTGCCGGGTCTGCCTTTGCCGAATATGTTTGCGCGAGCGAAGAGGAACTGGCGTTGAAGCCAGCTGGGATCTCGTATGAAGACGCAGCGTGCGTACCTGTCGCCGGTCTTACTGCGTTGCAAGGTCTTCGCGACCATGGACGAATCCGGGCAGGCCAGAGGGTCCTGGTTGATGGAGCGTCGGGGGGCGTCGGCACCTTCGCCATAGAGATTGCCAAGGCGTTCGGAACGGAAGTCACGGCTGTTTGCAGCACCAGGAATTTGGCTACTGCGAGATCGATTGGCGCTGATCACGTCATTGATTACACTCGCGACGATTTCACACGCAACGGGCAGCGCTACGACCTCATCCTCGCCGCCAACGCTCGCCATTCGATCTTCGCGTACATGCGAGCTCTGGGTCGGGGCGGCGTCTTAGTCAAAGCCGGAGGGAACCCAACTTTGCAGGGGGCTTTCGAAGACCTGCTGATCGCGCCAATACTCTCCCGGATGTCGGGCAAGAAGGTATGTTCATTCATCGCCAAGCTCAAACAAAAAGACCTGATTTGTCTGGCGGGCTTTCTCGAAGACGGAAGGATTGTACCCGTCATCGATAGACGCTACTCCTTGCGGGATGCGGCAGCCGCCATCGCTTATTTAGAAGAAGGACACGCGCAGGGCAAAGTCGCCTTGTTCTTTGAATAA
- a CDS encoding DUF6632 domain-containing protein codes for MNRQLALKIVLGIVGVLFLALSYPTAIFIRQEPALSMMLCLYVILGVFLLLAIRNPWANRSLIAFTAWSSLAHAALMGTQALRNMVARGELIGVAVLVIIGFAFIALSPGKETTSAG; via the coding sequence ATGAACCGGCAGCTGGCTCTGAAGATTGTTTTGGGGATCGTAGGTGTGCTCTTTTTGGCGTTAAGCTATCCGACGGCAATCTTTATCCGACAAGAGCCCGCGTTGTCGATGATGCTTTGCCTGTATGTGATCCTCGGCGTTTTTTTGCTTTTAGCGATCCGCAATCCGTGGGCGAATCGCAGCTTGATTGCTTTCACAGCCTGGTCCAGTCTCGCTCATGCTGCGTTGATGGGTACGCAGGCACTGCGCAACATGGTTGCTCGCGGAGAGCTGATTGGTGTGGCCGTGCTCGTAATCATCGGATTCGCATTCATCGCGCTCTCGCCTGGGAAAGAGACCACGTCGGCCGGTTGA
- a CDS encoding PadR family transcriptional regulator, with protein sequence MARNDFQGSLDLLVLKTLSQTGKLHGYGIVLHIQRASDELLRVEEGSLYPALHRMEQSKWISSEWALTETNRKAKYYKLTAAGRKQLQEAEASFEQLVKGIRAIMQFA encoded by the coding sequence ATGGCTAGAAACGATTTTCAAGGGAGTCTCGACCTTCTCGTGCTGAAGACGCTCTCGCAGACAGGAAAGCTGCACGGCTATGGGATTGTTCTGCACATCCAGCGCGCCTCCGATGAACTGCTCCGTGTTGAAGAGGGCTCGCTCTACCCTGCCCTTCATCGGATGGAGCAGAGCAAATGGATCAGCTCCGAATGGGCGCTAACAGAGACTAACCGCAAGGCCAAGTATTACAAGCTCACGGCCGCCGGGCGGAAACAATTACAGGAAGCCGAAGCAAGTTTTGAGCAGCTGGTAAAGGGTATTCGCGCCATAATGCAGTTCGCGTGA
- a CDS encoding ABC transporter permease — protein sequence MSLVRRIANLFSRARVEHDIDLELESHIAMRIDDNIASGMSAAEARRDALLRFGNATSTRESVASTEMALSLDSLWFDVRYAVRQLRRSPWFAITAVVTLALAIGANAVVFSVLNAFLLRPLNVPHAESLYALFHQGDAGLSYLDYLDLRDRNRSFESLAAYNVAQAGLDTGKEPSRAWIYETSGNYFDALGILPSIGQFFHSSDEQGLNSAPYIVLAYAYWQSHFQADPKIVGRVVLVNKHPFTILGVAPAGFHGTLLFFNPDFFVPLVNLQEVQGVNNLTARGKTTVFMTIGHLKPGVTQTQAVTDLNSVGLYLEKTYPKEHGKFTFTLGLPNLYGDYIGRPVKAFMTGLMLLAGLTLLAACANLGSLFAARAADRTREVALRLALGSSRKRILRALFTEAVLISLLGGAAGLGGSIVLLHELSAWQPFSRWPIHLTVNPDANVYAAALLLTLVSGFLFGAVPIRQVLRTNPYEIVKSGHAGTGASPRRFNIRDILLVVQIAVCALLVTSSMAAVRGLARSLHSDFGFETENRMMLDTDLSMANYTGDRVPAMQKRIIEAVKGIPGVESVGLADTVPLGDGSIDANVFADTTADLRSSNAAADPYVFKVSSDYFDAAGTPLLSGRAFSAHDDKNAPRVAIVNREFARRLFGSAPQALGRYYKTSDGTRIQIVGLVQDGKYASLTEDPAPAMFLPILQVPSSQTYLVVHSKRDPIQLGPSIRSTLLKLDSGLPVEIQTRYSGLDALLFGPRMATISLIVLGLMGAMLSMIGIFGMAAYSVSKRLRELGIRMALGAQRREVLQAALGRSIKLLSIGSAAGLVLGILAGRVLAYVVDQATARDPLVLAGVVMIMAILGVLATWVPAQRALSVEPISLMREN from the coding sequence ATGTCGCTTGTTCGCCGCATTGCCAATCTCTTTTCTCGGGCCCGTGTCGAGCACGACATCGACCTCGAGCTGGAGTCCCACATCGCCATGCGCATCGACGATAACATCGCCTCGGGAATGTCCGCTGCCGAGGCTCGACGCGACGCGCTATTGCGCTTCGGCAATGCAACCTCGACCCGAGAGAGCGTCGCATCAACGGAGATGGCGCTGAGCCTCGACAGTCTGTGGTTCGATGTTCGTTACGCGGTGCGCCAGCTGCGCCGCTCGCCCTGGTTTGCGATTACCGCCGTTGTTACACTCGCTCTGGCGATCGGGGCCAATGCAGTGGTCTTCAGCGTACTGAATGCGTTTCTCCTGCGTCCCTTGAATGTGCCTCATGCGGAGAGCCTCTATGCTCTCTTCCATCAAGGGGATGCGGGCTTGTCCTACCTTGACTATCTCGATCTGCGCGACCGCAACCGCAGCTTCGAGAGCCTGGCTGCGTATAACGTCGCTCAGGCCGGCCTGGACACCGGCAAAGAGCCATCCCGCGCCTGGATCTACGAGACCAGTGGGAATTACTTCGACGCTCTCGGTATCCTGCCATCGATTGGCCAATTCTTCCACTCGTCCGATGAGCAGGGCCTCAACAGCGCTCCTTACATCGTGCTTGCCTATGCTTACTGGCAAAGCCATTTTCAAGCGGATCCAAAAATTGTTGGCCGAGTCGTCCTCGTGAACAAACATCCATTCACGATCCTTGGCGTCGCTCCTGCCGGTTTCCATGGAACTCTTTTATTCTTCAATCCCGACTTCTTCGTACCGCTGGTAAATCTGCAGGAGGTGCAAGGCGTGAATAACCTCACCGCCCGCGGAAAAACCACGGTCTTTATGACCATCGGGCACCTGAAGCCTGGAGTCACTCAGACACAGGCAGTGACCGATTTGAATTCAGTTGGCTTGTATCTGGAAAAGACCTATCCGAAAGAGCATGGCAAGTTTACCTTCACGCTTGGACTACCCAACCTTTACGGCGACTACATTGGCCGGCCCGTAAAGGCCTTCATGACCGGATTGATGTTGCTCGCCGGCCTCACTCTGTTAGCGGCGTGCGCCAACCTGGGCAGCCTCTTCGCTGCGCGTGCTGCCGACCGTACCCGTGAGGTCGCTCTGCGGCTCGCGCTTGGGTCAAGCCGTAAGCGGATCTTGCGTGCTCTCTTTACCGAAGCCGTCTTGATCTCCCTTCTCGGAGGCGCTGCCGGTCTTGGTGGCAGTATCGTGCTGTTGCACGAGCTCAGCGCGTGGCAGCCTTTTTCCCGATGGCCCATCCATCTGACGGTGAATCCAGATGCCAATGTATATGCGGCTGCATTGCTGCTGACTTTGGTGAGCGGGTTTCTATTTGGCGCCGTTCCCATCCGACAGGTTCTGCGGACTAACCCCTACGAAATCGTCAAATCCGGTCATGCAGGGACCGGCGCGTCCCCTCGGCGCTTCAATATACGAGACATTCTGCTGGTGGTGCAGATTGCCGTCTGCGCTCTGCTTGTCACTTCCTCGATGGCTGCGGTGCGCGGGTTGGCGCGTTCCTTGCATAGCGACTTCGGCTTTGAGACCGAGAACCGGATGATGCTGGATACCGATCTGAGTATGGCCAATTACACCGGCGACCGGGTTCCCGCAATGCAGAAGCGCATTATCGAGGCGGTAAAGGGAATTCCAGGGGTGGAGTCGGTGGGGCTTGCGGATACAGTGCCACTCGGCGATGGCTCGATCGACGCAAATGTCTTTGCCGACACGACAGCCGATCTTCGGTCATCGAACGCTGCTGCCGATCCATATGTCTTTAAGGTCTCATCCGATTATTTCGATGCCGCCGGTACACCCTTGTTGTCCGGCAGGGCCTTTTCCGCCCACGACGACAAGAACGCTCCGCGGGTGGCAATCGTTAACCGCGAGTTCGCTCGCAGACTCTTCGGTTCGGCCCCCCAGGCGCTTGGCCGGTACTACAAGACCTCCGATGGGACCCGCATTCAAATCGTTGGCCTCGTGCAGGATGGCAAATATGCCAGTCTCACCGAAGACCCTGCGCCGGCAATGTTCCTCCCCATTCTGCAAGTTCCAAGCAGTCAGACCTACCTCGTCGTGCACTCCAAACGCGATCCAATACAGTTGGGGCCGTCCATACGGTCCACCTTGCTTAAACTCGATTCGGGGCTGCCGGTCGAAATTCAAACCCGGTACAGCGGTCTGGATGCGCTACTCTTTGGGCCGAGGATGGCCACCATCTCGCTCATCGTGCTCGGCCTCATGGGCGCGATGCTTTCGATGATTGGAATCTTCGGCATGGCCGCCTACTCCGTGAGCAAGCGTTTGCGCGAACTCGGCATACGCATGGCCCTCGGCGCGCAACGACGAGAGGTCCTTCAGGCAGCTCTGGGTCGCTCCATCAAATTGCTCTCAATCGGCTCCGCGGCC